A segment of the Corynebacterium liangguodongii genome:
GCGTGCGCACGATCACGGTCTCGAATTGCGTCTCCGAGGCGAGGTCCTGAGCGAGGTCGCGCAGATCGGCGGGCTGCCGCGGGGTCTGCTCGAGCACGACGAGCGCGACTGGCTCGATGTGCTCTGCCCCTGCGGCGGCCAGAGCGCCGTCGAGTGCGTCGCTCATGGCGGGCCCGAGCTGCGCGTTGACCGGGTTGGCGGTGCCAAAGGCCACGTCGCCGGCGGTCAATTGGTCCTTGATGGAGTCGATGTTGACGCCTTCCGGGGTCATGGGGAGCTCTCCTCGCTAGCCGGTTGCCTCGCGGCGATGGATTCTTGAGCGTGATTCTAATGGGGCACCCGGCGCAACCCGCCACGCGGCGCGTCTCGGTCGCTCGGAGGGGCCTTATACCCCCGTCTGCTCCCCCATGACCGGGCCGGGTCCAATACATAACGTGCGTTACGTTAGAATCTGGGCTGTGCGGTCGCTCCTCCGCGATAGGATGGGCACTGACCACCATCTGGGCTGTATCCGGCGCGGGTGGCAAGACACTGGTAACACACTGGCACGACAAACGAGAAACGGAGCTCACTGTGGCTGAAAGCAAGAACTCCTTCAACGCCAAACGCACGCTCGAGGTTGGCGGGAAGTCCTACGACTACTTCGCCCTCGACGCCGTCGAAGGCATGGAGAAGCTTCCCTACTCCCTCAAGGTTCTCGGCGAGAACCTCCTGCGCACCGAGGATGGCAAGAACGTCACCGCGGACCACATCAACGCGATCGCCAACTGGGACCCGTCCGCAGAGCCGTCCATCGAGATCCAGTTCACCCCGGCTCGCGTGCTCATGCAGGACTTCACCGGCGTGCCCTGCGTGGTCGATCTCGCCACCATGCGCGAGGCCGTCTCCACCCTCGGCGGAAACCCCGACCAGGTCAACCCGCTCAACCCCGCCGAGATGGTCATCGACCACTCCGTAATCATCGAGGCCTTCGGTACCTCCGATGCCCTGGATAAGAACGTCGAGATCGAGTACCAGCGCAACGAGGAGCGCTACCAGTTCCTGCGCTGGGGTGCGGAGAACTTCTCCAACTTCCGCGTCGTGCCGCCGGGAACCGGCATCGTCCACCAGGTCAACATCGAATACCTCTCCCGCGTCGTCTTCGACAACGAGGGCGTGGCCTACCCGGACACCTGCATCGGCACAGACTCCCACACCACGATGGAAAACGGCCTCGGTATCCTCGGCTGGGGCGTCGGCGGCATCGAGGCTGAGGCCGCCATGCTCGGCCAGCCAGTCTCCATGCTCATCCCGCGCGTTGTGGGCTTCAAGCTCACCGGCGAGATCCCCGTCGGCGTGACCGCCACCGACGTCGTGCTCACCATCACCGAGATGCTGCGCCAGCACGGCGTGGTGCAGAAGTTTGTCGAGTTCTACGGCAACGGCGTGCGCCAGATCCCGCTGGCCAACCGCGCCACCATCGGCAACATGTCGCCCGAGTTCGGCTCCACCTGCGCGATCTTCCCGATCGACGAGGAGACCATCAACTACCTCGAGCTCACCGGCCGCGACAAGGAGACCATCGAGCGCGTCGAGGCCTACGCCAAGGCCCAGGGCATGTGGCTTGAGCAGGACGCACCCGAGGCCGAGTACTCCGAGTACCTCGAGCTCGACCTCTCCACCGTCGTGCCCTCCATCGCCGGCCCGAAGCGCCCGCAGGACCGTATCCTGCTCTCTGAGTCGAAGCAGACCTTCCGCAACCAGCTGCCCGACTACAACGACGCCGGGGCCGAGACCTTCGAGCCCGTTCGCGCCGCGAAGGTCGAATCCGTCTCCTACAACGAGTCCTGGCCGGGCAACGGCGAGTCCGCCGCCGCCGGCGCCGAGGGCCGCGCCTCCAAGCCGGTCATCGTTGAATCCCCGCAGGGCGGCGAGTACACCCTCGACCACGGCATGGTCGCGATCGCCGCGATTACCTCCTGCACCAACACCTCCAACCCGTCCGTCATGGTCGGCGCGGCCCTGCTCGCCCGAAAGGCAGCGGAGCGCGGCCTGAAGGCCAAGCCGTGGGTCAAGACCATCATGGCGCCGGGCTCCCAGGTCGTCGACGGCTACTACAACCGCGCGGACCTGTGGAAGGACCTCGAGGCCGTCGGCTTCTACCTCACCGGCTTCGGCTGCGCGTCCTGCATCGGCAACTCCGGCCCGCTGCCCGCCGAGGTCTCCGACGCGATCAACGAGTACGACCTCACCGCGACCGCCGTGCTCTCCGGCAACCGCAACTTCGAGGGCCGCATCTCCCCCGACGTGAAGATGAACTACCTCGCCTCCCCGCTGCTGGTTATCGCCTACTCGATTGCCGGCACGATGGACTTCGATTTCGAAACCCAACCGCTGGGCCAGGACGCCGATGGCAATGACGTCTTCCTCAAGGACGTCTGGCCGTCCGCTGAGGAGATCGAGGCGACCATCGCCGCCACCATCTCCCGCGAGA
Coding sequences within it:
- the acnA gene encoding aconitate hydratase AcnA; translation: MAESKNSFNAKRTLEVGGKSYDYFALDAVEGMEKLPYSLKVLGENLLRTEDGKNVTADHINAIANWDPSAEPSIEIQFTPARVLMQDFTGVPCVVDLATMREAVSTLGGNPDQVNPLNPAEMVIDHSVIIEAFGTSDALDKNVEIEYQRNEERYQFLRWGAENFSNFRVVPPGTGIVHQVNIEYLSRVVFDNEGVAYPDTCIGTDSHTTMENGLGILGWGVGGIEAEAAMLGQPVSMLIPRVVGFKLTGEIPVGVTATDVVLTITEMLRQHGVVQKFVEFYGNGVRQIPLANRATIGNMSPEFGSTCAIFPIDEETINYLELTGRDKETIERVEAYAKAQGMWLEQDAPEAEYSEYLELDLSTVVPSIAGPKRPQDRILLSESKQTFRNQLPDYNDAGAETFEPVRAAKVESVSYNESWPGNGESAAAGAEGRASKPVIVESPQGGEYTLDHGMVAIAAITSCTNTSNPSVMVGAALLARKAAERGLKAKPWVKTIMAPGSQVVDGYYNRADLWKDLEAVGFYLTGFGCASCIGNSGPLPAEVSDAINEYDLTATAVLSGNRNFEGRISPDVKMNYLASPLLVIAYSIAGTMDFDFETQPLGQDADGNDVFLKDVWPSAEEIEATIAATISREMYEADYADVFKGDAQWQGLDIPQGKTFAWNEDSTYIRKAPYFDGMPMEPEAVTDISGARVLAKLGDSVTTDHISPASSIKPGTPAANYLDSHGVERQDYNSFGSRRGNHEVMVRGTFANIRLRNQLVEEAGGYTRDFTQEGAPQAFIYDAAQNYAKAGTPLVVLAGKEYGTGSSRDWAAKGTNLLGVKAVITESFERIHRSNLIGMGVLPLQFPEGESHETLGLDGTETFDITGITAFNDAETIPQTVHVTATKVGGETVEFDAKVRVDTPGEAEYYRHGGILQYVLRQMVKS
- a CDS encoding DUF6676 family protein, coding for MTPEGVNIDSIKDQLTAGDVAFGTANPVNAQLGPAMSDALDGALAAAGAEHIEPVALVVLEQTPRQPADLRDLAQDLASETQFETVIVRTPHASGAVSERLSRYQIESAQRAMLEHSDYPEGVRAFVDTAVSTGWSWPLVAALFLLAAAAVVLGTAVTVLRSRTSAR